Proteins encoded within one genomic window of Pongo pygmaeus isolate AG05252 chromosome 6, NHGRI_mPonPyg2-v2.0_pri, whole genome shotgun sequence:
- the THAP5 gene encoding THAP domain-containing protein 5 isoform X1, with the protein MPRYCAAICCKNRRGRNNKDRKLSFYPFPLHDKERLEKWLKNMKRDSWVPSKYQFLCSDHFTPDSLDIRWGIRYLKQTAVPTIFSLPEDNQGKDPSKKKSQKKNLEDEKEVCPKAKSEESFVLNETKKNIVNTNVPPQHPELLHSSSLVKPPDPKTGSIQNNMLTLNLVKQHTGKPESTLETSVNQDTGVGGFHTCFENLNSTTITLTTSNSESIHQSLETQEVLEVTTSHLANPNFTSNSMEIKSAQENPFLFSTINQTVEELNTNESVIAIFVPAENSKPSVNSFISAQKETTEMEDTDIEDSLYKDVDYGTEVLQIEHSYCRQDINKEHLWQKVSKLHSKITLLELKEQQTLGRLKSLEALIRQLKQENCLSEENVKIIGNHFTTYEVTMI; encoded by the exons ATGCCCCGCTATTGCGCAGCGATTTGTTGTAAGAACCGCCGGGGACGAAACAATAAAGACCGGAAGCTGAGTTTTTATCC attTCCTCTACATGACAAAGAAAGACTGGAAAAGTGGTTAAAGAATATGAAGCGAGATTCATGGGTTCCCAGTAAATACCAGTTTCTATGTAGTGACCATTTTACTCCTGACTCTCTTGACATCAGATGGGGTATTCGATATTTAAAACAAACTGCAGTTCCAACAATATTTTCTTTGCCTGAAGACAATCAG ggAAAAGacccttctaaaaaaaaatcccagaagaaaaaCTTGGAAGATGAGAAAGAAGTATGCCCAAAAGCCAAGTCAGAAGAATCATTTGTATTaaatgagacaaagaaaaatatagttaACACAAATGTGCCCCCTCAACATCCAGAATTACTTCATTCATCTTCCTTGGTAAAGCCACCAGATCCCAAAACAGGAAGTATACAAAATAACATGTTAACTCTTAATCTAGTTAAACAACATACTGGGAAACCAGAATCTACCTTGGAAACATCAGTTAACCAAGATACAGGTGTAGGTGGTTTTCACACATGTTTTGAGAATCTAAATTCTACAACTATTACTTTGACAACTTCAAATTCAGAAAGTATTCATCAATCTTTGGAAACCCAAGAAGTTCTTGAAGTAACTACCAGTCATCTTGCTAATCCAAACTTTACAAGTAATTCCATGGAAATAAAGTCAGCACAGGAAAATCCATTCTTATTCAGCACAATTAATCAAACAGTTGAAGAATTAAACACAAATGAATCTGTTATTGCCATTTTTGTACCTGCTGAAAATTCTAAACCTTCAGTTAATTCTTTTATATCTGCACAAAAAGAAACCACAGAAATGGAAGACACAGACATTGAAGACTCCTTGTATAAGGATGTAGACTATGGGACAGAAGTGTTACAAATTGAACATTCTTACTGCAGACAAGATATAAATAAGGAACATCTTTGGCAGAAAGTCTCTAAGCTACATTCAAAGATAACTCTTCTAGAGTTAAAAGAGCAACAAACTCTAGGTAGATTGAAGTCTTTGGAAGCTCTTATAAGGCAGCTAAAGCAGGAAAACTGTCTATCTGAAGAAAACGTCAAGATTATAGGAAACCATTTTACAACATATGAAGTCACTATGATATAG
- the THAP5 gene encoding THAP domain-containing protein 5 isoform X2, whose product MKRDSWVPSKYQFLCSDHFTPDSLDIRWGIRYLKQTAVPTIFSLPEDNQGKDPSKKKSQKKNLEDEKEVCPKAKSEESFVLNETKKNIVNTNVPPQHPELLHSSSLVKPPDPKTGSIQNNMLTLNLVKQHTGKPESTLETSVNQDTGVGGFHTCFENLNSTTITLTTSNSESIHQSLETQEVLEVTTSHLANPNFTSNSMEIKSAQENPFLFSTINQTVEELNTNESVIAIFVPAENSKPSVNSFISAQKETTEMEDTDIEDSLYKDVDYGTEVLQIEHSYCRQDINKEHLWQKVSKLHSKITLLELKEQQTLGRLKSLEALIRQLKQENCLSEENVKIIGNHFTTYEVTMI is encoded by the exons ATGAAGCGAGATTCATGGGTTCCCAGTAAATACCAGTTTCTATGTAGTGACCATTTTACTCCTGACTCTCTTGACATCAGATGGGGTATTCGATATTTAAAACAAACTGCAGTTCCAACAATATTTTCTTTGCCTGAAGACAATCAG ggAAAAGacccttctaaaaaaaaatcccagaagaaaaaCTTGGAAGATGAGAAAGAAGTATGCCCAAAAGCCAAGTCAGAAGAATCATTTGTATTaaatgagacaaagaaaaatatagttaACACAAATGTGCCCCCTCAACATCCAGAATTACTTCATTCATCTTCCTTGGTAAAGCCACCAGATCCCAAAACAGGAAGTATACAAAATAACATGTTAACTCTTAATCTAGTTAAACAACATACTGGGAAACCAGAATCTACCTTGGAAACATCAGTTAACCAAGATACAGGTGTAGGTGGTTTTCACACATGTTTTGAGAATCTAAATTCTACAACTATTACTTTGACAACTTCAAATTCAGAAAGTATTCATCAATCTTTGGAAACCCAAGAAGTTCTTGAAGTAACTACCAGTCATCTTGCTAATCCAAACTTTACAAGTAATTCCATGGAAATAAAGTCAGCACAGGAAAATCCATTCTTATTCAGCACAATTAATCAAACAGTTGAAGAATTAAACACAAATGAATCTGTTATTGCCATTTTTGTACCTGCTGAAAATTCTAAACCTTCAGTTAATTCTTTTATATCTGCACAAAAAGAAACCACAGAAATGGAAGACACAGACATTGAAGACTCCTTGTATAAGGATGTAGACTATGGGACAGAAGTGTTACAAATTGAACATTCTTACTGCAGACAAGATATAAATAAGGAACATCTTTGGCAGAAAGTCTCTAAGCTACATTCAAAGATAACTCTTCTAGAGTTAAAAGAGCAACAAACTCTAGGTAGATTGAAGTCTTTGGAAGCTCTTATAAGGCAGCTAAAGCAGGAAAACTGTCTATCTGAAGAAAACGTCAAGATTATAGGAAACCATTTTACAACATATGAAGTCACTATGATATAG
- the DNAJB9 gene encoding dnaJ homolog subfamily B member 9 — MATPQSIFIFAICILMITELILASKSYYDILGVPKSASERQIKKAFHKLAMKYHPDKNKSPDAEAKFREIAEAYETLSDANRRKEYDTLGHSAFTNGKGQRGSGSSFEQSFNFNFDDLFKDFGFFGQNQNTRSKKHFENHFQTRQDGGSSRQRHHFQEFSFGGGLFDDMFEDMEKMFSFSGFDPTNRHTVQTENRFHGSSKHCRTVTQRRGNMVTTYTDCSGQ, encoded by the exons ATGGCTACTCCCCAGTCAATTTTCATCTTtgcaatctgcattttaatgatAACAGAATTAATTCTGGCCTCAAAAAGCTACTATGATATCTTAGGTGTGCCAAAATCGGCATCAGAGCGCCAAATCAAGAAGGCCTTTCACAAGTTGGCCATGAAGTACCACCCTGACAAAAATAAGAGCCCGGATGCTGAAGCAAAATTCAGAGAGATTGCAGAAG CATATGAAACACTCTCAGATGCTAATAGACGAAAAGAGTATGATACACTTGGACACAGTGCTTTTACTAATGGTAAAGGACAAAGAGGTAGTGGAAGTTCTTTTGAGCAGTCATTTAACTTCAATTTTGATGACTTATTTAAAGACTTCGGCTTTTTTGGTCAAAACCAAAACACTCGATCCAAGAAGcattttgaaaatcatttccAGACACGCCAGGATGGTGGTTCCAGTAGACAAAGGCATCATTTCCAAGAGTTTTCTTTTGGAGGTGGATTATTTGATGACATGTTtgaagatatggagaaaatgttttctttcagtggTTTTGACCCTACCAATCGGCATACAGTACAGACTGAAAATAGATTTCATGGATCTAGCAAGCACTGCAGGACTGTCACTCAACGAAGAGGAAATATGGTTACTACATACACTGACTGTTCAGGACAGtag